One Serpentinimonas maccroryi genomic region harbors:
- a CDS encoding type II toxin-antitoxin system RelE/ParE family toxin — protein MELFWTPEATQDRDEIYNYIEADNPAAALALDELFAEKAGRLVDHPGLGQAGAPAAHAPPPLLWRAGTELTLEACRHGAGA, from the coding sequence ATGGAATTGTTTTGGACGCCCGAGGCGACGCAAGACCGCGACGAAATCTATAACTACATCGAGGCCGACAACCCGGCCGCCGCGCTGGCCCTCGATGAACTGTTTGCAGAGAAAGCCGGCCGCCTGGTCGATCATCCCGGCTTGGGCCAAGCTGGTGCCCCCGCCGCGCACGCACCGCCACCGCTACTTTGGCGTGCTGGCACCGAACTCACCCTTGAGGCCTGCCGTCACGGCGCTGGCGCGTGA